The following are from one region of the Knoellia sp. p5-6-4 genome:
- a CDS encoding biotin transporter BioY: MTAIALPRKRVLADVIPGGLARDALLVASGAAFVGLLAQFSIPLPGTPVPLTLGTFAVLLTGAALGPVRGLLSIGIYMAAGMAGVPWFAGQTSGWGFPSFGYIVGFVVAGALVGWLASRGGDRTPLRTAGTMVLGNVVIYAFGLPYLMAATGMDLPAGLAAGVTPFLVGDGIKILLAAGLLPGAWKVVQHVESR; the protein is encoded by the coding sequence GTGACTGCCATCGCTCTCCCCCGCAAGCGCGTGCTCGCCGACGTCATCCCCGGCGGCCTCGCCCGTGACGCCCTCCTCGTCGCCAGCGGTGCGGCCTTCGTCGGCCTGCTGGCACAGTTCAGCATCCCGCTGCCGGGCACGCCCGTGCCCCTGACCCTGGGCACCTTCGCCGTCCTGTTGACCGGTGCCGCGCTCGGTCCCGTGCGCGGCCTGCTCAGCATCGGTATCTACATGGCCGCCGGCATGGCCGGGGTGCCCTGGTTCGCCGGTCAGACCAGCGGCTGGGGCTTCCCGTCGTTCGGCTACATCGTCGGCTTCGTGGTCGCCGGCGCCCTCGTCGGCTGGCTCGCCTCCCGTGGCGGCGACCGCACGCCGCTGCGGACGGCCGGCACCATGGTGCTCGGCAACGTCGTCATCTACGCGTTCGGCCTGCCCTACCTCATGGCGGCCACCGGGATGGACCTGCCGGCCGGCCTCGCTGCCGGTGTGACGCCCTTCCTCGTCGGTGACGGCATCAAGATCCTCCTCGCCGCCGGACTGCTGCCCGGCGCGTGGAAGGTCGTCCAGCACGTCGAGTCCCGCTGA
- the ybaK gene encoding Cys-tRNA(Pro) deacylase: MARRKEASAGTPATTALTRAGVDFSVHPYEHDPAAPSYGLEAATALGVPAEQVFKTLLVEGERGLAVGVVPVSSSLDLKAVAVALGVKKVAMARPEDAERATGYVVGGISPVGQRRSLQTVVDESALGLERVYVSGGRRGLDLSLSPADLLRVTGAVTAVISR, translated from the coding sequence ATGGCCCGTCGCAAGGAGGCGTCGGCAGGAACCCCTGCCACCACGGCGCTGACCCGCGCCGGCGTCGACTTCAGCGTCCACCCCTACGAGCACGACCCCGCTGCACCCTCCTACGGGCTCGAGGCCGCCACGGCCCTCGGTGTCCCGGCCGAGCAGGTCTTCAAGACCCTGCTCGTCGAGGGCGAGCGGGGTCTTGCCGTCGGCGTCGTGCCGGTCAGCTCATCGCTCGACCTCAAGGCTGTCGCCGTCGCGCTGGGCGTGAAGAAGGTGGCGATGGCCAGGCCCGAGGACGCCGAGCGGGCCACCGGCTACGTCGTGGGCGGCATCTCGCCCGTCGGGCAGAGGCGCTCGCTGCAGACGGTCGTCGACGAGTCGGCGCTGGGGCTCGAGCGCGTCTACGTCAGCGGCGGACGCCGCGGACTGGACCTCTCACTCTCCCCCGCCGACCTGCTGCGGGTGACCGGCGCGGTCACGGCCGTGATCTCCCGCTAG
- a CDS encoding Lrp/AsnC family transcriptional regulator yields MEDQDRRIVELLRQDGRMSYTDLGKAMGMSTSAVHQRVRRLEERGVIKGYEAVVDHTALDLPLTAFISITPLDPSAPDDIPDRLRDLQELEACHSVAGDENYILKARVRTPADLEELLARVRATANVATRTTVVLSTPWE; encoded by the coding sequence GTGGAAGACCAGGACCGCCGCATCGTCGAGCTCCTCCGCCAGGACGGGCGGATGAGCTACACCGACCTCGGCAAGGCGATGGGGATGTCGACGTCCGCGGTCCACCAGCGGGTCCGGCGCCTCGAGGAGCGGGGCGTGATCAAGGGCTACGAGGCCGTCGTCGACCACACCGCGCTCGACCTCCCGCTGACCGCGTTCATCTCGATCACGCCGCTCGACCCGTCGGCCCCGGACGACATCCCGGACCGCCTGCGCGACCTGCAGGAGCTCGAGGCGTGCCACTCGGTGGCCGGCGACGAGAACTACATCCTCAAGGCGCGTGTGCGTACGCCGGCCGACCTCGAGGAGTTGCTCGCCCGGGTGCGGGCCACCGCCAACGTGGCGACCCGCACGACGGTGGTGCTCTCGACGCCCTGGGAGTAG